One part of the Loxodonta africana isolate mLoxAfr1 chromosome 13, mLoxAfr1.hap2, whole genome shotgun sequence genome encodes these proteins:
- the LOC100667647 gene encoding olfactory receptor 2AK2-like, which yields MKTENQTFGAEFILLGLFQYGQMNKILFVAIVIIFSVASMGNIILIHLIRLDTPLHTPMYFLLSQLSFIDMMYISTTVPKMAANFLSNSKAITFLGCEIQSFLFLTLGGTEALLLGFMSYDRYIAICHPLRYPVLMSKTICLSMITCAWASSSINALIHTLYVFQLPFCTSRIVNHFFCEVPSLLPLVCQDTSQYEYTVLLSGLIILLLPFIAIVARVLIAVYQMSSGKGQTKAISTCSCHLIVASLFYGTTLSTYTRPHSLHYPEEDKVVAVFYSIITPLLNPFIYSLRNKEVMGAMRRVLGKWIFVQKI from the coding sequence atgaagacagaaaatcaaacttttggagcagagtttatacttcttggccttttccaatatggccaaatgaacaagatactcttTGTTGCCATTGTtatcatcttctcagtggcttcgatgggaaatatcatactgatccacctcatccgattggacactccactccacactcccatgtacttcctcctcagtcagctctccttcattgacatgatgtacatctccaccacagtacccaagatggcagcaaacttcctgtcaaatagtaaggccattacttttttaggttgtgagattcaaagctttctgtttttgactctcggtggaactgaagctcttcttcttggtttcatgtcttatgatagatacatagcaatctgtcaccctttacgttatcctgtgctcatgagcaagacgatctgtttgtccatgatcacatgtgcatgggccagtagttctatcaatgctttaatacatacactgtatgtatttcaacttccattctgcacATCTCGGATCGTTAATCACttcttctgtgaagttccatctctattgcctttggtgtgtcaggacacctcccagtatgagtatactgtcctccttagtggccttatcattctgctactaccattcatagcCATTGTGGCCCGAGTGCTTATTGCGGTGTACCAGATGAgttcaggtaaagggcagacaaaagccatctccacatGTTCCtgtcatctgattgtggcaagcctattctatgggactactctctccacctatacaaggccacattccttgcattaccctgaggaagataaagtggtggcggtgttttacagtatcattacacctcttctgaacccatttatctacagtctgagaaataaggaggtcatgggggccatgagaagagtgctgggaaaatggatatttgtacagaaaatatga